A window of Ignavibacteriales bacterium contains these coding sequences:
- the dacB gene encoding D-alanyl-D-alanine carboxypeptidase/D-alanyl-D-alanine-endopeptidase — protein MYLQKKIILFLFILLLFVLQSCASFQPTPQSFQNRIDSLLYTDFLKTTQAGISVYDLTEKKSLFKHNEKLLLRPASNQKILTTAAGYLFLGEDYKFKTSVYYTGEVKDSICNGDIYIVGGFDPDFSSRDLDSLVSEIKHYGIKEIRGNLYSDVSAMDSLFWGEGWMWDDDPEPFAAYLTPLNINKNSVQVVYEPGEIGKETIIEIIPKTIFFQLNNSSLTIDTGKTTIRITRDWINRNNTIFVNGNITRTSKQDTISLNVFNPTFYFLNLMKENIEQNGISFKGNVDTQSLPDGAKKIFTYERNIEPVIISTNKMSDNLSAEMILRALALNSSNKPATAAKGIRFIDSLITLAGLNPKNYRLVDGSGLSNYNLLSAELLTEILKYYYFKKPDLFSKFLSSFPISGIDGTLKNRMKDSKVFKRVHGKTGSLSGVSNLSGYLESKNGHMIAFSILIQNFVGTSTQARSIQDKLCEIIFEMN, from the coding sequence ATGTACTTGCAAAAAAAAATCATTCTCTTTCTCTTTATTTTACTTTTGTTCGTACTCCAATCGTGCGCTTCGTTTCAACCTACTCCCCAATCTTTTCAAAATAGAATTGACAGCTTACTCTACACTGATTTTTTAAAAACTACTCAAGCCGGAATTTCCGTTTACGATCTAACTGAGAAAAAATCTTTATTCAAGCACAACGAAAAACTTTTACTTCGTCCGGCATCAAATCAAAAAATATTAACAACCGCTGCCGGATATTTATTTCTTGGAGAGGATTATAAATTCAAAACTTCTGTTTACTACACGGGAGAAGTGAAAGATTCTATCTGTAACGGTGATATTTATATTGTTGGCGGTTTCGATCCGGATTTTTCTTCACGCGATTTGGACTCTCTTGTTAGTGAAATCAAACATTACGGGATAAAAGAAATTAGAGGAAATCTTTACAGCGATGTTTCTGCAATGGATTCTTTATTCTGGGGAGAAGGTTGGATGTGGGATGATGATCCAGAACCATTTGCCGCTTATCTTACTCCTCTGAACATAAATAAAAATAGTGTTCAAGTTGTTTATGAGCCTGGTGAGATTGGTAAAGAAACTATCATCGAAATAATACCCAAAACAATTTTTTTTCAATTAAACAATTCATCATTAACAATTGATACTGGGAAAACAACTATAAGAATAACTAGAGATTGGATAAACCGGAACAACACAATTTTTGTTAATGGAAATATTACAAGAACATCAAAACAGGATACGATTTCACTAAACGTTTTTAATCCGACTTTTTATTTCCTAAATCTGATGAAAGAGAATATTGAACAAAATGGAATTTCTTTCAAAGGAAATGTTGATACACAATCTCTGCCGGATGGTGCAAAAAAAATATTTACTTATGAACGTAACATTGAACCGGTAATTATAAGTACAAACAAAATGAGCGATAACCTCAGCGCAGAAATGATCCTACGTGCACTTGCTTTAAATTCTTCCAATAAACCTGCGACAGCCGCGAAAGGAATTCGGTTTATCGATAGTCTGATTACTCTTGCAGGATTAAATCCAAAAAATTATAGACTTGTTGACGGGTCGGGTCTTTCTAATTATAATCTTCTTTCTGCAGAACTATTAACTGAAATACTAAAATATTATTATTTCAAGAAGCCTGATCTTTTCTCAAAATTTTTAAGTTCATTTCCAATATCAGGCATAGACGGAACATTGAAGAATCGGATGAAAGATAGTAAAGTGTTCAAACGTGTTCATGGAAAAACCGGAAGTTTAAGCGGAGTAAGCAATCTTTCAGGATATCTCGAAAGCAAGAATGGACATATGATTGCCTTCTCAATATTAATCCAGAATTTTGTCGGCACATCAACTCAAGCACGTTCGATTCAAGATAAATTATGCGAAATTATTTTCGAGATGAATTGA
- the prmA gene encoding 50S ribosomal protein L11 methyltransferase — protein MKTYKKFLITSEPPNNELVSGLLWQLDIDGINETDEGIVAFASSSKNITRDDIGNILKEMISERLIESFYISEETLEDKNWNEEYEKNVRVIEVTEKIVIKPSFKKYISKPDQIIITIDPKMSFGTGEHATTRLVLQLIEKYIHGGEKVLDVGSGTAVLGISTVMLGAASALCIDNDEWCLLNGKENVKANNLEEKVEIRLAEIQQVEEKEFDLIAANINKHILLDIAEELKIKIKKSGVLILSGLLIIDENDIVEKYTRLQFKLIEKNTMDEWCALVFQL, from the coding sequence ATGAAAACTTACAAGAAATTTTTAATTACTTCTGAACCGCCTAACAATGAATTAGTCAGCGGATTATTATGGCAGTTGGATATTGATGGTATCAACGAAACAGATGAAGGAATTGTAGCCTTTGCTAGCTCTTCAAAAAATATTACCCGTGATGATATTGGAAATATTTTAAAAGAGATGATTTCCGAGAGACTTATTGAATCTTTTTATATCAGTGAAGAAACGCTTGAAGACAAGAACTGGAACGAGGAATACGAAAAAAATGTGCGCGTAATTGAAGTAACTGAAAAAATTGTTATTAAACCATCATTTAAGAAATATATTTCTAAACCTGATCAAATCATTATTACAATTGATCCTAAAATGTCTTTTGGCACCGGCGAACATGCTACTACTCGGCTAGTTCTTCAACTGATTGAAAAATATATCCATGGTGGAGAAAAAGTGCTGGATGTTGGATCAGGAACAGCTGTCTTAGGTATCAGCACTGTTATGCTTGGTGCAGCTTCTGCTCTTTGTATAGATAATGATGAATGGTGTTTACTTAATGGAAAAGAAAATGTTAAAGCAAATAATCTTGAAGAGAAAGTTGAAATTCGTTTAGCTGAAATTCAGCAGGTTGAAGAAAAAGAATTTGATTTAATTGCTGCGAACATTAATAAACATATTTTACTAGACATCGCTGAAGAACTAAAAATTAAGATTAAAAAAAGTGGTGTACTAATTCTATCGGGACTTCTAATAATTGATGAAAATGATATTGTAGAAAAATATACTCGCCTTCAATTTAAGCTGATCGAAAAAAATACAATGGATGAGTGGTGTGCGCTGGTTTTTCAATTGTAA
- a CDS encoding MarR family transcriptional regulator has protein sequence MLNDNINLALELCEKISRANDKFRKVQARQMFEQKLTSPQFGVLEILYKSGPLSLNKISNEMMVTGANITCVVDNLEKEGFVKRIHSKEDRRVILADLTESGRNKIESILPEYHKNISIMVSSLSESEQKEIIILLDKF, from the coding sequence ATGTTGAACGATAATATAAATCTTGCTTTAGAATTATGTGAAAAAATTTCTAGAGCAAATGATAAATTTCGAAAAGTACAAGCAAGACAAATGTTTGAACAAAAATTAACCTCTCCTCAATTCGGCGTTCTCGAAATACTTTACAAATCCGGACCGTTATCCTTGAATAAAATCAGTAATGAAATGATGGTTACCGGAGCTAATATTACTTGTGTTGTTGATAATCTTGAAAAAGAAGGATTTGTAAAAAGAATTCATTCCAAAGAGGACCGGCGTGTGATTCTTGCCGACTTAACAGAGTCCGGAAGGAATAAAATAGAATCAATTTTACCTGAGTATCATAAAAATATTTCTATAATGGTTTCATCACTAAGTGAAAGTGAACAGAAAGAGATTATCATTTTGCTCGATAAGTTTTAA
- a CDS encoding isochorismate synthase, with the protein MGNLKLKELSQESVISYTQLILEQDYKSLITDLINNHEISFYWSQPNEVFSFFAYKEIFSFPLNNSVSKNEFLNDFSTRVYSNSSRKLKHPLFVGGIKFPSSKNDLMWKNFNTEKWFIPKILLLKMNDEFSITFNFLVDVFSYENTDDIIASLMADLKYKTETMNDSEPVPFGNNSTDSEIHNWSNQINSALGKISAGKLNKVVLARCKDLQFIESHNIFFLLQRLEENFENCYTFAYRNGDSVFFGVSPEKLFKISDGFIETDALAGSIPRGTTKDEDDNYTQELLQSKKNLAEHKSVIDFYLEQLTPVTEKILFDSQPSIKKYRNIQHLYSQIRAKLKHDTSIFSLLELLHPTPAVCGMPKTEALKTINELEDFDRGMYAGVLGWFNLENEGEFIVGLRSALLHKKFLRAFAGCGIVAGSESLSEFNETELKLRPILSLFTNETINKS; encoded by the coding sequence ATGGGCAATTTAAAATTGAAAGAATTATCACAAGAATCTGTTATAAGTTATACACAACTAATTCTTGAACAAGATTACAAAAGTTTAATAACAGATCTTATCAACAATCATGAAATCTCGTTTTATTGGTCTCAGCCGAATGAAGTATTTTCATTTTTTGCCTATAAAGAAATATTCTCTTTCCCGTTAAATAATTCAGTGTCAAAAAATGAGTTCTTGAACGATTTCTCAACGCGGGTTTATTCAAATTCATCGCGGAAATTAAAGCATCCATTATTTGTTGGCGGAATTAAATTCCCTTCTTCAAAAAATGATTTAATGTGGAAAAATTTTAATACCGAAAAATGGTTTATACCTAAGATTCTTCTTCTAAAAATGAATGATGAATTCTCGATTACTTTTAATTTCTTGGTAGACGTTTTTAGTTATGAGAATACAGACGATATTATTGCTAGTCTAATGGCTGATCTAAAATATAAAACAGAGACTATGAATGATTCAGAACCCGTACCTTTTGGAAATAATTCTACGGATTCAGAAATTCATAACTGGTCCAATCAAATAAATTCTGCTTTAGGAAAGATTTCCGCGGGCAAATTAAACAAAGTTGTTCTTGCGCGATGCAAGGATTTGCAATTTATCGAATCGCATAACATTTTTTTTCTTCTTCAAAGATTGGAAGAGAATTTTGAAAATTGTTATACCTTCGCTTATCGGAATGGCGATTCGGTGTTTTTCGGCGTTTCCCCGGAAAAACTTTTTAAAATATCTGATGGATTTATAGAGACTGATGCACTTGCCGGTTCAATCCCCCGCGGAACTACTAAAGACGAGGACGATAATTACACACAAGAACTTCTTCAAAGCAAAAAAAATTTAGCAGAACATAAAAGTGTAATTGATTTTTATCTTGAACAGCTTACTCCCGTTACGGAAAAAATCCTTTTCGATTCACAGCCGTCAATAAAAAAATATCGAAATATTCAGCATCTCTATTCACAGATACGGGCAAAACTAAAACATGATACAAGTATTTTCTCTTTGTTAGAATTACTTCACCCTACACCTGCCGTTTGCGGAATGCCAAAGACCGAAGCTTTAAAAACTATTAACGAATTGGAAGATTTCGATCGCGGAATGTATGCCGGAGTTTTAGGTTGGTTCAATCTTGAAAATGAAGGTGAATTTATTGTCGGATTAAGATCTGCTTTATTACACAAAAAATTCTTACGCGCTTTTGCAGGATGCGGAATTGTTGCAGGTTCAGAAAGTTTATCTGAGTTCAACGAAACAGAATTAAAACTAAGACCAATATTATCTCTATTCACAAATGAAACTATCAATAAATCGTAA
- the menD gene encoding 2-succinyl-5-enolpyruvyl-6-hydroxy-3-cyclohexene-1-carboxylic-acid synthase — MKLSINRNTFWCDVFVHKLAELGVRYACISPGSRSTPLTLAFASNKSINLFPIVDERSSAFFALGIAKNTQSPVAVVTTSGTAVAELYPAIIEAYYQRVPLIICTADRPPALRNSGANQTINQQNIFKNHIRYFADAGLPNLKNLNYISDLADKLILNSSLLDKGPVHINFSFEKPFEPRSYTDKIEITKIQKIFSKSSLVLNEKKIVAIDFDSLIKKLNSIERGILLVGSNNYNKDFTKKLVQFSKTFGYPIYADGSSSLRFGSHSKEYFIDNFTAFARIKNFQKYFDPKLIIQFGGTPTSNVLLEFFKNSKAEKILVNEFGDRNDPSHSAKKIFAINPTEFCSSILKNIGRNIKRDSCWLIDLQVMNNKAAELKNKLLFNAEFPFEGRIANELIKSLPKKSNLMISNSLPIRDIDFFASSNNKNINIFSNRGASGIDGINSTALGIAKTSKEPTYLLIGDLAFYHDMNGLHNAIKYKIPLTVVLINNNGGGIFESLPISDYKEFLLENFLTPLELDLSKLVKAYGGKFIRIKNWKEFSSTISSSKKNKKITVLEIRTNAKKSKGLRDKYWKAVSNEVDLYINEIKS; from the coding sequence ATGAAACTATCAATAAATCGTAATACTTTTTGGTGTGATGTATTTGTCCATAAACTTGCCGAGCTTGGCGTTCGCTATGCATGCATTTCACCCGGTTCAAGAAGTACACCGCTGACTCTTGCTTTTGCATCTAACAAATCAATTAATCTTTTTCCTATTGTTGATGAACGTTCATCTGCTTTTTTTGCACTTGGAATTGCGAAGAATACTCAATCGCCGGTTGCTGTTGTAACCACATCGGGTACTGCCGTTGCTGAATTGTACCCGGCAATCATCGAAGCATATTACCAGCGTGTTCCCTTGATAATTTGTACTGCTGACCGCCCGCCTGCTCTTAGAAACAGCGGTGCGAACCAAACTATTAATCAGCAAAATATTTTTAAGAATCACATTCGTTATTTTGCCGATGCCGGTTTGCCTAATCTTAAAAATCTAAATTATATTAGTGATTTAGCTGATAAACTGATTTTAAATTCAAGTCTATTGGATAAAGGTCCCGTTCATATAAATTTTTCATTCGAGAAACCTTTTGAGCCTAGAAGTTATACGGATAAGATTGAGATAACTAAAATCCAAAAAATATTTTCAAAATCTTCTTTAGTTCTTAATGAAAAGAAAATTGTTGCAATAGATTTTGATTCGCTTATTAAAAAACTTAATAGTATTGAACGCGGAATCCTATTAGTCGGCTCAAATAATTATAACAAAGATTTTACAAAGAAACTTGTTCAGTTCTCAAAAACTTTCGGTTATCCAATATATGCTGACGGATCATCTTCATTAAGGTTTGGCAGTCACTCAAAAGAATATTTCATTGATAATTTTACAGCATTTGCCCGAATTAAAAACTTTCAGAAATATTTTGATCCGAAATTAATCATTCAGTTCGGAGGAACTCCTACATCTAATGTCCTGCTGGAATTTTTTAAAAACTCTAAAGCGGAGAAAATATTAGTTAACGAATTCGGAGATAGGAACGATCCATCCCATTCAGCAAAAAAAATCTTCGCAATTAATCCGACTGAATTTTGTTCTTCTATTCTAAAAAATATTGGAAGGAACATAAAGAGAGACAGTTGCTGGTTAATTGATCTTCAAGTAATGAATAATAAAGCAGCGGAATTAAAAAATAAATTGCTCTTCAATGCAGAATTCCCGTTCGAGGGAAGAATAGCTAATGAATTGATCAAATCATTACCCAAAAAATCCAATCTGATGATCTCAAACTCGTTACCGATTAGAGATATAGATTTTTTTGCTTCATCAAATAATAAGAACATAAATATATTTTCAAACCGCGGCGCCAGTGGTATAGACGGAATAAATTCTACTGCTCTTGGTATTGCAAAAACATCGAAAGAACCAACTTATCTTTTAATTGGAGATCTTGCATTCTATCACGATATGAACGGTCTTCATAATGCAATTAAATACAAAATTCCTCTTACTGTAGTTCTTATTAACAATAACGGAGGGGGAATTTTTGAATCATTACCAATATCGGATTATAAAGAATTTCTTCTCGAAAATTTCTTAACCCCGTTGGAACTTGATCTTTCTAAATTGGTTAAAGCTTATGGAGGAAAATTTATCCGTATTAAAAATTGGAAGGAATTTAGCTCTACCATCAGTTCTTCGAAAAAGAATAAAAAGATCACTGTTCTTGAAATTCGTACTAACGCAAAAAAATCAAAGGGACTAAGAGATAAATATTGGAAAGCTGTTTCAAACGAAGTAGATTTATATATAAATGAAATTAAAAGTTGA
- the menH gene encoding 2-succinyl-6-hydroxy-2,4-cyclohexadiene-1-carboxylate synthase, with the protein MKLKVDDIQFNLLINESDFSNEKTPIVFLHGFTGRATDWQFIFDKVPKKFFPIAIDLVGHGETDSPENQDFYSCHAIVRQIDSIINQLNIKKFIIAGYSMGGRAALAYSFKNPQKIKAAILESTSPGIEDFGLKKERVEFDFLLSDKIKNEGVESFIEYWFSIPLFESLKKLPHFEHEKKLRNQNNATGLANSLSSFSPGLMPNLWGKLPLLEFPVLLLSGELDEKYTDINNEMKNKLLKAIQKSIPGCGHNVHLEKPELFTKFVLDFLNSIER; encoded by the coding sequence ATGAAATTAAAAGTTGACGATATTCAATTTAATCTTCTTATCAATGAATCCGATTTTAGTAATGAAAAGACACCAATAGTTTTTCTGCACGGATTTACTGGAAGAGCCACCGATTGGCAATTTATTTTTGATAAAGTCCCAAAGAAATTTTTTCCGATCGCAATTGATCTTGTCGGACATGGTGAAACTGATTCACCGGAAAATCAAGATTTCTATTCTTGTCACGCAATCGTTCGCCAAATTGATTCTATAATTAATCAACTTAATATTAAAAAATTTATTATTGCGGGTTACTCGATGGGCGGAAGAGCTGCTCTCGCTTATAGTTTCAAAAATCCTCAAAAGATTAAAGCCGCTATTTTAGAAAGCACATCGCCCGGAATTGAAGATTTCGGTCTAAAGAAAGAAAGAGTTGAATTTGATTTTCTTCTTTCAGATAAAATAAAAAACGAAGGTGTCGAATCATTTATCGAATACTGGTTCAGCATTCCACTTTTCGAATCTTTGAAGAAACTTCCACACTTTGAACATGAAAAAAAATTACGGAATCAAAATAATGCAACAGGATTAGCAAATAGTCTCTCCAGTTTCAGCCCCGGATTGATGCCCAACTTGTGGGGAAAACTTCCGTTGCTCGAATTTCCCGTTCTACTATTAAGCGGCGAGCTAGATGAAAAATACACTGATATTAACAATGAGATGAAAAATAAACTGCTTAAAGCGATTCAAAAATCAATTCCTGGATGCGGTCATAATGTTCACTTAGAAAAGCCGGAGCTTTTTACTAAATTTGTTTTAGATTTTTTGAATTCAATTGAAAGGTGA
- the menB gene encoding 1,4-dihydroxy-2-naphthoyl-CoA synthase, with translation MIYKWTSVKKYQDIIYEKMDGIAKITINRPEKRNAFRPETTLELYDAFAEAREDNSIGVILLTGKGPAKDGKYAFCSGGDQSIRGNKGYVGKDGVPRLNILDVQKQIRSIPKPVIALVAGYAIGGGHVLQVVCDLTIAADNAIFGQTGPKVGSFDGGFGTSYLARIVGQKKAREIWYLCRQYNAQEALDMGLVNKVVPVKKLEEEGIKWAKEILEKSPLAIRLLKSAFNAELDGQAGIQELAGNATLLYYMSDEAQEGRNAYNEKRKPDFKKFPRVP, from the coding sequence ATGATTTACAAGTGGACTTCCGTTAAAAAATATCAAGATATTATTTATGAAAAGATGGACGGAATTGCAAAAATTACAATCAACCGTCCTGAAAAACGAAACGCATTCAGACCTGAAACAACTCTTGAACTTTATGATGCATTCGCTGAAGCGCGTGAAGATAACAGTATTGGTGTAATTCTCTTAACTGGAAAAGGTCCGGCAAAAGATGGTAAGTATGCATTCTGTTCCGGCGGAGACCAATCAATCCGCGGTAATAAAGGTTACGTTGGAAAAGATGGCGTGCCGCGTCTTAACATTCTTGATGTTCAAAAACAAATTCGAAGTATTCCCAAACCGGTGATTGCACTTGTCGCCGGATATGCAATCGGTGGCGGGCACGTACTTCAAGTTGTTTGCGATTTAACTATCGCGGCTGATAATGCAATCTTCGGACAGACCGGACCAAAGGTTGGAAGTTTCGACGGAGGTTTTGGCACTAGTTATCTTGCACGAATTGTTGGACAAAAGAAAGCGCGTGAAATTTGGTATTTGTGCCGTCAGTATAATGCTCAAGAAGCGCTTGATATGGGTTTAGTTAACAAAGTTGTCCCGGTTAAAAAACTTGAAGAAGAAGGAATTAAATGGGCAAAAGAAATTTTAGAAAAAAGTCCGCTTGCAATTCGACTACTTAAGTCCGCATTCAATGCAGAACTTGACGGACAAGCGGGAATTCAGGAGCTTGCCGGCAATGCAACTTTACTTTATTACATGAGCGATGAAGCGCAAGAAGGCAGAAACGCATACAACGAAAAACGCAAACCGGATTTCAAAAAATTTCCTAGAGTGCCATAA
- a CDS encoding 1,4-dihydroxy-2-naphthoate polyprenyltransferase: protein MIQTQTNTISKFDAWILASRPRTLAAAVMPVIVGSSIALRDGVFHPIAALVALLCSLLIQIGTNLVNDLFDFLHGTDKKDRVGPQRATASGLLSKYEMKLGIYFTFGLSFILGLYLVYLGGIFILLIGIFSIVAGIAYTAGPFPLAYNGLGDIAVFIFFGFVGTVGTYYVQANEITAMVFWSSIPVGALITNILVVNNYRDREEDHSNGKNTLAVIFGDKFTRIQYVFFMIVSYTILFIVYFTFKKSLLIFLPLLSLPLSIKLVRMIFTLRGRELNKTLELTAKLSALYGLLFAAGILL, encoded by the coding sequence ATGATCCAAACACAGACAAATACAATTTCAAAATTTGATGCATGGATTCTTGCAAGCCGTCCAAGAACATTAGCTGCAGCAGTTATGCCTGTAATAGTTGGTAGTTCTATAGCTCTCCGAGATGGCGTATTTCATCCAATAGCAGCCCTTGTTGCATTGTTATGTTCACTGTTAATTCAGATAGGAACGAATTTGGTAAATGATCTTTTTGATTTTTTACACGGTACAGATAAAAAAGATAGAGTTGGTCCTCAACGCGCAACAGCTTCAGGTTTATTATCCAAGTATGAAATGAAACTTGGAATTTATTTTACGTTTGGATTGAGTTTCATCCTTGGATTATATCTGGTTTATCTTGGCGGAATTTTCATTTTACTAATTGGAATTTTTTCTATTGTTGCCGGCATAGCTTACACCGCAGGACCGTTTCCGCTTGCTTATAACGGTCTTGGTGATATCGCAGTATTTATATTTTTTGGATTTGTCGGCACGGTAGGAACATATTATGTTCAGGCAAATGAAATTACTGCAATGGTATTTTGGTCATCAATTCCAGTTGGTGCGCTTATAACAAATATTTTAGTTGTAAATAATTACCGCGATCGCGAAGAAGATCACTCGAACGGAAAAAATACACTTGCTGTTATCTTTGGAGATAAATTCACCCGTATTCAATATGTTTTTTTTATGATTGTCTCTTATACAATTCTGTTTATTGTTTATTTCACATTTAAGAAAAGTCTTTTGATATTTCTCCCTCTCCTTTCTCTTCCTCTATCAATCAAATTAGTTCGGATGATTTTTACTTTACGCGGCAGAGAATTGAATAAGACACTTGAATTAACGGCTAAATTATCTGCCTTGTACGGTTTGCTATTTGCAGCCGGGATTCTTTTATGA
- the menC gene encoding o-succinylbenzoate synthase: MIIKDFKYFPFSLQLKIPFRSSAQIIKQRNGFIISLRDELGNQSFGEASPLSGFSKETQNDLIQNLSEIKSKSANLFLKEDLSMINDQLSTFELVPSVRFSLEQALISLIIKRNKKFIEEYFSATKQEINVNAVFGFGESKNIFTAIEKKLQIGYNTFKIKIGRENFEDDIILIDEVRKRFGKSITIRLDANGKWKFEDAKNYLERLSPSNIQYIEEPCTNLNKLIKLAEVSPIPIAVDESLISIGEALEIINNSKIEIIIIKPMVLGGLISSFRIIKEAEKKNKKVIISSSFESAVGKSGLALLAAITNHNFAHGLDTSEFFEKDICADSFKVEKGKITFTLENYPPQFNLKFT, encoded by the coding sequence ATGATAATAAAAGATTTCAAATACTTCCCTTTTTCACTTCAACTCAAAATTCCTTTTCGATCTTCAGCTCAAATAATTAAACAAAGAAACGGATTTATTATTTCTCTACGTGATGAATTAGGAAATCAATCTTTCGGTGAAGCTTCTCCACTTTCCGGATTTAGTAAAGAAACTCAAAATGATCTAATCCAAAATTTATCGGAAATAAAATCCAAATCTGCAAATCTATTTCTTAAGGAAGATCTTTCAATGATCAATGATCAACTCTCAACTTTCGAGTTGGTTCCGTCTGTTCGTTTTTCTCTTGAACAGGCACTAATAAGTCTCATAATAAAAAGAAATAAAAAATTTATTGAGGAATATTTTAGCGCTACTAAACAAGAAATCAATGTAAATGCTGTGTTTGGATTTGGAGAAAGCAAAAATATTTTTACTGCGATTGAAAAAAAACTACAAATCGGTTATAACACTTTTAAGATTAAAATCGGCAGAGAAAATTTTGAAGATGATATTATATTAATAGATGAAGTCAGAAAACGATTCGGCAAGAGTATTACAATTCGTTTAGATGCTAATGGAAAGTGGAAATTTGAAGATGCAAAAAATTATTTAGAACGGCTTTCTCCTTCCAACATTCAATACATTGAAGAACCGTGTACTAATTTGAACAAATTAATAAAGCTTGCTGAAGTTTCACCAATTCCAATTGCAGTAGATGAATCGCTGATATCTATAGGTGAGGCTCTAGAAATTATAAATAACAGCAAGATCGAAATAATCATTATAAAACCGATGGTGTTAGGAGGATTAATTTCTTCATTTAGAATAATTAAAGAAGCTGAAAAGAAAAATAAAAAAGTAATTATCTCGTCCTCATTCGAAAGTGCAGTTGGGAAAAGCGGATTGGCTTTACTTGCCGCAATTACAAATCATAATTTTGCTCACGGACTTGATACATCAGAATTTTTCGAGAAAGATATTTGTGCAGATTCGTTCAAAGTAGAAAAAGGAAAGATTACTTTTACTCTCGAAAACTATCCGCCACAGTTTAATTTGAAGTTCACATGA